In the genome of Deinococcus apachensis DSM 19763, the window CGGCCCGCACGGTGGTCAACCTCATCCGGCGCGGCCACCTGCCTGCCGTGCGCCTGGGGGAAGGCCGCACCGCCTACCGCGTGCCCGTGGCGGCCCTGCTGGAGTTCGTGACCCGCTTCGGCACCCACGCCCCGGCCACCGTCGCCGCCTCGGAGAACCCTGACGAGCTGCTGGAGTTCACCCCGGAACCCGTGATGCTCGCCACCCGGCGCACCTCCGACGGCCTGCTGATCGTGACACCCCTCCAGCCCCGCATCGAGCCCAGCGGGGACTAAGCAGTGGGTACGGTGACATTCCCCCAGCCCCCCGTCTCCCCCTTCAGTTCCGATTACGTCACGGACAGCACTACGCGGCGCAACATCAAGGTTGGCCGACGCATGGGTTACGGGCGTGGCCTTATTCCCCGCCTGCTGATTGCCACTGACCACGCCCCCGCTTGGATGATCGTTCAGCATGGGCGCGGCCCCCTGTATGACCACGGCTTCAACCGATCCGTCCATGACTACGTGGGGGAATTGATCGGGCATACCCCAGCGTGGTGTGCCTTGCAACGCGGGATTGAAGGGGGGCGGCATACCAACATCCTTCTGCCTGCCTCTGCCGTCCCTCCCCGTAAGCAGCGACCTCGGGGAACGCACGTCGAGGATGTCACCGACCTAGTTGGGCTGATGCGCTAC includes:
- a CDS encoding helix-turn-helix domain-containing protein — protein: MTLSHSTAIANQLPPAPLDLGAGCFIDTATVAEFLGCTARTVVNLIRRGHLPAVRLGEGRTAYRVPVAALLEFVTRFGTHAPATVAASENPDELLEFTPEPVMLATRRTSDGLLIVTPLQPRIEPSGD